atcaatttcccaacagtaatttgtttacccaccatatgttgctttcatgagagatgccactagataaCAATATGGCCCCcgcgtctattcacttatatatttagaaaaaTTATAATTTCCTCGctattattatttgtattttattttattttgcaagttacaatTACCTACGCACCTCATTTGTGTGCAAATAACGAGatgaaggggattgacaaccctctggcCCACatggggtgcaagttgtttgctcttttgtgtgcaacagTTGAAGATGGTTGagtattgatattcctattggtttgataaatcttggtttcttaatcgagggaaatacttacccgcattatgTTGCGATTACTcgttcctcttcatgaaaaacccaacacagatcacaagtaggaGGAgggatttttggcaccgttgccggggaatatcatcaccaactatcaagtaacattCACTTGTTCTTGTTTTGTACTTGTTGTTATAACTTGCTTGtttttaaaaaatcaaaaaataaaaaatatttaccCTTGCTCGTTATTATGGCTAGTTGCTCCTCTCTCTTGCTCACTTCGGAGAATGAAGTATTCGATTTTAAAAAAAGGGGAGcagaaaatttgaaagatgcttggtatagtatTTGCAAATGCTCAAAATAAATCaattcataagcaatccactactacCTTGCTACACAATTTTTATGCGGGCGTgacaacttggtataggtttgtccttgacaccGTCACTAGTGGCAATTGCTTaatgtgtcacactttggatgccaTAATGCTATTGAAAATCTTGTGGGATCACCTCCTATTATTGTTAATGGAACTATTCTATCTTTGAAAGATGTTATGCCTAGGCTTTACgctattgaaaagaaaattacTACTAATGAAAAAAATTGAGGAGTCGGACAAAAAGCttcataatcatattactcaatttgGTTCATAGGTAGGAATAAGTTTGAAAACTTTGAAGGAGAAGGATACTATTATTGGTGAGAGGGTAGATCAAAGTATTAATAGgattgataaaatggaggaggtTATTGATAAAGTAGTTTCCGCTTTCACACCCTCCAAAATTAATGCTAGTACCTCTCTAGGTAAAAGCCTCAAACTCGCATATATTCCTAAGAGCGTTAGTACCACTCCTACCAAAAGGAACAAATACCTCAAAATGATTAGTGTGCATCCCAACTTAATAAACTTGATAAAGAATCATATTTTTAAGTCTTCTATTATTGAGGAGCttgatgtcaaggatgacaacacttgatcatatgcattatgcctagctaggggcataaaacaatagcgcttgttgggaggcaacccaatagttatcttaatctttgcttttttactttctgttttggtgtgTTGACATGACTATTGCCTCtgcaatgattgtgtttttatgtttaggttagtgtttgtgccaagtaaagtcttttggatgacttgtatgataagtataactgatacagtgcaaaaacagaaactttgacgtccagtgcagtatttctctgattttactggaacgactTTTTAAGCTTATTTTTTTACACTTTATTGTTGAAAAATTCCTCAGGACGTcctaattttcatattttttggagTTATAGGAGTATATGTTCATTATAGAttactatagactgttctgttttagacagattctgtttttgcttgcatagttttcttgttttgatgatgatatggattgtatcgggggggagggggataagccatggaaaagttagaatacaatacctattatgcaataataaaataagaatcaatttacaacagtacctaagtagttgatatgttgcttatactaacggatctcacgaagttttgttgagttttgtgtgattgaagttctcaagttttgggtgttagcacgatggacaaaggaataaggagcggcaagagcctaagctcggggatgcccaaggcaccccaatgtaTTATTGTAGGAAGACTCAAtcgtttaagcttggggatgcccagaaggcatcctgtgacagcccgatgccgacgccccagaagattccccttctattccgttttcgtcatgtgggtATTTTcacttgttgcatcatcatgtagttgcatcatatgcatcatctgcattgcatcggcatctccgttgccgccagttttcaaaacttgcatccattgttagttgccggttctcgtcgttgtccgttctgagcccgaccgcacacgcacgcgcccgcggtaccgtcgtaactctgtttttaaagcgtgtataaaattTTCTCCGATGGAGCGGGAATTTGATGTGCGGtcctattttaatataggtaagccgcctgtcaagtttcgtcgcaatcggagtccgtctagtacccgaacggtcgatcgtagcggcaccacattcggtctatcgtcggacgtgtcccGGTGTTTTAAATTGCGTTGTCGTGctgcccgtttcccctctcatctccgcctagcccctctgcactgtgcaccgaccctacacgcaacctagtccgaaaacctcccgaaacccgaaccgggcgatcgtgaccgttgggtccggatcaaccccgttttaccgcaaaacgtcatcggtttgtccataggactccctaacctaattatctcgatcatccgatctaaatcggagggtccagatgaACCTATCCCTAACCTAGTTATATAATCGAGACCCAACCCTAAAATTGAGGGACAAATTCCCGtgtcccatccgccgccgccgcacaccACTTGGTCTCCTCCTCTCTCATTTTCCCCACCGAGCCAATCCCCTCCATCTCGCATCAGCGCCGCCACCTGTTGTCTTCTACCTCGGGATTCCCAGATGCAGCCAGCCATCGGAGCCATGCCCCGTGCCCGGCAGCACCCATGCGCCCGAGCCTCGCTCGATCCACGATGCTGGAGCCCCCGCTTTCGCCACATCCGGCGAGCTCTGTCTGAGCGCCCCCGGCCTCCTTCGTGCTCGCCACGGTCGGTTCGAAATCGACCCCCAACCCCGCGTACGAGGAGCTCCTCCAGCTGCAGTGCCGTCTCAAGCAtggagcaggagcagcagcatCCGACGCCCATGGAAGCCGCGCCGCAGGTCCATGCCATGCccggtcttctccttcctctgttTTATCCCTTTCTTCTCTCCCTAATCCCTCTCTCTCCAGGGAACCAGCTGCGCTAAGAGCTCCCCCTTCCCCTGCGCGTCTGGTCGCGTCCGCCCGCGCGAGCCCGCTGCTCTGCACCGGTGTAGCGCGCAGGGACGTCTCCTTCTGCAGCAAGCGAGCCCACCTCGAGTTCCCTCATGTGCGTCGTTCTGAACATTCATGCATGAGCCCCGCAGCCCCGCCGCCTCGTGCCCTCGCCGGAGGTCGGAATCGGTGACCCCGCGTCGCCAGAAGCCGCTCCAGGCCAGAACCTCTCCCGTTCCCCTCTCCTTCCTGCTCTCCTTCCCCCTCATGTTGAttcccgctctctctctcttatatTTTTTTCTCTGAACTTATCTGAACCAGGAGCAGCAGCCATGGGAACCCCTGGGCCCGAGTCTAGCTCGTCGTCGCGTGGAATCGGGTCCCTGCGGACGGATCCGTGACCCAACGCCCATCCCCAAACCTCCGCCTTGCTGGTACCTTCAGCGCCGAAGCCCAAGCACTGATGGTAGCCTTTATCCCCGTCGGTTTCGTGTGTCTGCTGTAAGAACGCCCTGTTCTGAACTGCGCTTCGTTTTGCCCAGATGCATTCTAATTGTCGGCCTTACTAGGATTTCCATATCACTAATATCAGATCACGCCAGCAGCCGAGCTGGCTAGCACCACTCTGTTTCATCCcagaggtctggggttcgaatcccagacaaCCCTGCTTATTTTGCTGTTTGTTTGATTTTTGGTTCAGGTTCCGCGTGGTGCTTGTTCATGTAGCATAGGAGTCTCTTTTTCCACAAGACATCCACCTAGCCCAGCTGGTTAGCGCACTCGGTAGCAACCCTgaggtccagggatcaaatcccgccGGCgcctccttttgtttatttcgttttTTTCCTGTTGCACTAGCAGTAGAGTTAGTTTAGCTATGCTAAGTCCCCATCTATAGGTCCCCATCTATGGTCAGCTGAGCTGCAGTAGCATAGTGGTGTGGAGTTGTGCATAGGGTACCCTAGGTGCATGGTTCGAATCCCCCTGCAccccattttattttttcttcttcttttaggTGTGTGGTGCAGTAGCTGGGGGTGTGTGTGTATTGTGGGGTACGGCCCACTTGCATACACCCATTAGGGGCCCTGGTGAGTATGACCAGGTGGACCCCCTGATGTTTATATGTTTTTCTTGTTTAGTTTAGTTTTGTGAAGTATTTCCAAATCTACAATATTCCAGAAGAGGAACATGCCAAgtctggcatatcaagaacaacccttgttcttgttattagcggagtttgatcttggtagtttttcctttgttgtttctggtGTTTTTCCGCACGCATATATAGCAgcgttatatatggttttggggtaggagAACCCAAGGATTCCAATGGAGACACTAGTTTCCAGTTCCGGACAGTTCCgcagaagtgtcactttgtgtTGAGGTGGCACTTGATTACCTTTGTAGGTTGGAGTAAGAGCATAGTTAGGGATTGTGCATCCATGCATCATTCATTTtagtgcttcctgttgtgcatgtCTCTTGAATGTAGCTCCGTTCTTTGTTCcacgtgttaaccgtctaggatgacaggtagaatcacccgcttcaccccttgtcatgttaactacaatttaatattgccgtgtaagtaatcgggagtgaactaattaattaatcgtggagtttggtcaatatgcaactcgttgcatattgaacttcacttaatgtgtagtgtttgattgtgtgcttTGTCATGACGTGACTTGCACGTAattagctgctcatgcatcatatgtgttgtgcatcttgtggtgaattccgtgtgttgatttgtgctccggttttccccgtctcgatagagttccgcaagcgtgtcggattgtgaggacccgttcgactacatcggttagtcttcttcacggagtcattcttcttccaagcgggatctcaggcaagatgatcatttccccagataccactactatcattgccatgctagttttatcgcttctgtcgtttatgtctcgttgcctaccacctgttaaatatcagcctctcaacaatgccatgattaccttcaacctcttcgacctagcaaaccactgattggctatgttatcgcttgcttaatcctgttgatagtgttgctagttgcaggtgcattgcttccatgtgaaagcatgggttccttgttatatcaccatatttaaatgttgtttaatctaatgcacctatatacttggtaaaaggtggaaggctcggcctttctagcccggtgttttgttccacctttgcccccttagtttcggctaccgatgttatgttccataaatgagcgctcctaacacgatcggggttgttatggggacccccttgataattcgttttagattaaagctggtctggcaaggcccaactttggtactacatttgcctaaacacctaataaaattgcatagggactttccggaccccgaggataacttaatcaacccccgggccagtgctcctcatgagtgttggccccacctgagcgatgtccggcgcccctctggtcacccggaggtttagcgatcccgacgtctagctcatccgtcgtgtcctgagaacgaggtacgcgactcctatcgggatcgtcgacacgtcgggcggccttgctggattagttttacctttgacgagatatcttgtgcatcgggattccggtgatgctttgggtaatctcagagttgaggttttccattagggaatccgacgagatcgcaagcttcgtgattgaggatttctatgcggcttgtggtaatttgtgatggactagttggagcacccctgcagggttaaatctttcggaaagccgtgcccgcggttatgtggcaacgtggaaactttgtttaacactggtcatagataacttgaagtaacttaattaaaaaatgccaactgtgtgcgtaaccgtgactgtctctttcgtgagttccttctccgatcgaggacacggtggggttatgtctgacgtaggtaggtgttcaggatcattcttttggtcatatgtagttcacgtccgctatgcgtagttcttccccctcttatttctggtacttgtaagttagccaccaaatataagcttagccgctgctgcaacctcaccacttaaccatacctcacccattaagccttgctagtcttgatacctttggaaatgagattgctgagtcccgtgtggctcacagattactacaacaccagttgcaggtacaggtaaagattacttgacgcgagcgcgttgattgttcattcggagttgcttcttcttcttcttcttcttcatcgatctgggatgggttccaggccggcggcctgggatagcaaggatggacgt
This genomic stretch from Hordeum vulgare subsp. vulgare chromosome 6H, MorexV3_pseudomolecules_assembly, whole genome shotgun sequence harbors:
- the LOC123405652 gene encoding uncharacterized protein LOC123405652 gives rise to the protein MTTVLGSLAARRTQDADGSSSLNYNRKKKQSVPSDVFGKVDIQEEAKTLGIGDQDNISAEVTDTIWALFDNLDGMPRYYAKIKGFDASNFKVHLTWLQRIAMNEAEEKWSDEELPVACGSYSLGTTDISQDRLMLSHIVSWKANGGNMKYIPVRVRDKFPCPIRRRRTPLGLLLSHFPHRANPLHLASAPPPVVFYLGIPRCSQPSEPCPVPGSTHAPEPRSIHDAGAPAFATSGELCLSAPGLLRARHGRFEIDPQPRVRGAPPAAVPSQAWSRSSSIRRPWKPRRREPAALRAPPSPARLVASARASPLLCTGVARRDVSFCSKRAHLEFPHVRRSEHSCMSPAAPPPRALAGGRNR